In Deltaproteobacteria bacterium, a single window of DNA contains:
- a CDS encoding sulfite exporter TauE/SafE family protein: MAVLFGAGAVAGAINSLAGGGTLVSFPVLLWLGRDAIVANATNTVALCPGALAAMAAFRRDLGPIRRWMLLIVPPSLAGGLVGALLLLRTPERVFAALVPWLILFATVIFAAQGPIVATVRRFRPARAPRSTQGVPPLDAWPWVVAFELAVAIYGGYFGAGIGIMTLAVLGLVGFTDIHHMIGLRNFAALCINGIASVYFVAKGAVAWPDALVMIVGQVLGGYGGGRVARRLGRTFMRRAVVAIGVAMALSLLLARWC, from the coding sequence ATCGCCGTGCTCTTCGGCGCCGGCGCGGTCGCCGGCGCAATCAACTCTCTCGCGGGCGGCGGCACGCTCGTCTCGTTCCCCGTCCTCCTCTGGCTCGGACGCGACGCGATCGTCGCCAACGCGACCAACACCGTCGCGCTCTGTCCGGGCGCGCTCGCCGCCATGGCGGCCTTCCGACGGGACCTCGGACCGATCCGTCGCTGGATGCTCCTCATCGTGCCCCCGTCGCTCGCGGGCGGCCTCGTCGGGGCGCTCCTCCTGCTGCGGACGCCGGAGCGCGTGTTCGCGGCGCTCGTGCCCTGGTTGATCCTCTTCGCGACGGTGATCTTCGCCGCACAGGGACCGATCGTCGCGACCGTCCGTCGCTTCCGGCCCGCGCGTGCCCCCCGGTCCACCCAGGGGGTCCCGCCGCTCGACGCGTGGCCGTGGGTCGTCGCTTTCGAGCTCGCCGTCGCGATCTACGGCGGCTACTTCGGCGCGGGGATCGGCATCATGACGCTCGCGGTCCTCGGCCTCGTCGGCTTCACCGACATCCATCACATGATCGGGCTCCGCAATTTCGCCGCCCTCTGCATCAACGGCATCGCGTCCGTCTACTTCGTCGCCAAGGGTGCAGTCGCGTGGCCCGATGCGCTCGTGATGATCGTCGGCCAGGTGCTCGGCGGGTACGGCGGCGGCCGGGTAGCGCGGCGACTCGGCCGCACGTTCATGCGCCGCGCCGTCGTCGCGATCGGCGTCGCGATGGCGCTGTCGCTGCTGCTCGCCCGCTGGTGCTGA
- a CDS encoding DNA mismatch repair protein MutS: MTPRAEYEARLRARRSERAALAARIERVSYLRMAAFGAGLVLLFLAFDFRLVPRWLVWLPAIGFAGLVVAHQRARRAERRVARAVRFYELGVARLDHAFAGQGVAGERFLDPAHPYAADLDLFGRGSLFELLCTARTQAGEETLARWLLTPAAPAEVRARQHAVGELRARLDLREAITLLGEDVRGVVDPAALAAWATAAPWRPAALERGLAAALPVLTCAAVAAWDLGALGPWPMLLAGAAQIAFALRMRARVLPAIRHAAQPAVHLALLADLLAELERATFEAPGLVALRTAITSAGEAPSRRIARLQRLVNLLDAHRNQVFAIVSFALLWRTNFALAIESWRAESGPAVPRWLAAIGELEALLALASHAFEHPDDPFPELVAAFPRFDGAGIGHPLIPEERCVRNDLHLDDGCRVLIVSGSNMSGKSTLLRTVGVNVVLALAGAPVRARRLVLTPFAVGAAIRITDSLQDGTSRFYAEVKRLSRIVDLGAGPLPLLFLLDEILSGTNSHDRAIGAEAIVRTLAARGALGLVTTHDLALARIADGLGAPAANVHFEDHLEDGQMCFDYTMRPGVVTRSNALALMRAVGLEV; encoded by the coding sequence ATGACGCCGCGGGCGGAATACGAGGCGCGCCTGCGGGCGCGACGCAGCGAGCGCGCCGCGCTGGCGGCGCGGATCGAGCGCGTGTCGTACCTCCGCATGGCGGCGTTCGGCGCCGGCCTCGTCCTGCTCTTCCTCGCGTTCGACTTCCGCCTCGTGCCGCGCTGGCTCGTCTGGCTGCCGGCGATCGGGTTCGCGGGGCTCGTCGTCGCACACCAGCGGGCCCGCCGCGCCGAGCGCCGCGTCGCGCGCGCCGTGCGCTTCTACGAGCTCGGCGTGGCGCGTCTCGACCACGCGTTCGCGGGGCAGGGGGTGGCGGGCGAGCGCTTCCTCGATCCCGCGCATCCCTACGCCGCGGATCTCGATCTCTTCGGACGCGGCTCGCTCTTCGAGCTGCTCTGCACGGCGCGGACGCAGGCGGGCGAGGAGACGCTCGCGCGCTGGCTGCTCACGCCGGCGGCGCCGGCCGAGGTGCGCGCTCGGCAGCACGCGGTCGGCGAGCTGCGCGCGCGCCTCGACCTCCGCGAGGCGATCACGCTCCTCGGCGAGGACGTTCGCGGCGTCGTCGACCCGGCGGCGCTCGCGGCGTGGGCGACGGCCGCGCCGTGGCGTCCGGCGGCGCTCGAGCGCGGGCTCGCGGCGGCGCTGCCGGTGCTCACCTGCGCCGCCGTGGCGGCGTGGGACCTCGGAGCGCTCGGACCGTGGCCGATGCTCCTCGCCGGCGCGGCGCAGATCGCCTTCGCGCTGCGGATGCGCGCGCGGGTGCTGCCCGCCATCCGCCACGCCGCGCAGCCGGCCGTGCATCTGGCGCTCCTCGCCGATCTCCTCGCCGAGCTCGAGCGCGCGACGTTCGAGGCGCCCGGGCTCGTCGCGCTCCGCACGGCGATCACGAGCGCCGGCGAGGCGCCGTCGCGGCGCATCGCGCGCCTGCAGCGGCTCGTGAACCTCCTCGACGCGCACCGCAACCAGGTGTTCGCGATCGTGTCGTTCGCCCTCCTCTGGCGCACGAACTTCGCCCTCGCGATCGAGTCGTGGCGCGCCGAGTCGGGGCCGGCGGTGCCGCGCTGGCTCGCCGCGATCGGCGAGCTCGAAGCGCTCCTCGCGCTCGCGAGCCACGCGTTCGAGCACCCGGACGATCCGTTCCCGGAGCTCGTTGCTGCGTTTCCGCGCTTCGACGGCGCCGGGATCGGCCACCCGTTGATCCCGGAGGAGCGTTGCGTGCGGAACGACCTCCACCTCGACGATGGGTGTCGGGTGCTGATCGTGAGCGGCTCCAACATGTCGGGCAAGAGCACGCTGCTCCGGACGGTCGGCGTGAACGTCGTCCTCGCGCTCGCCGGCGCCCCGGTCCGCGCCCGCCGGCTCGTGCTCACGCCGTTCGCCGTCGGCGCGGCGATCCGCATCACCGACTCGCTGCAGGACGGGACGTCGCGCTTCTACGCCGAGGTGAAGCGCCTGAGCCGGATCGTCGACCTCGGCGCCGGGCCGTTGCCGCTTCTCTTCCTCCTCGACGAGATCCTGAGCGGCACCAACTCGCACGACCGCGCGATCGGCGCGGAGGCGATCGTGAGGACGCTCGCCGCGCGCGGCGCGCTCGGACTCGTCACGACGCACGACCTCGCCCTCGCGCGCATCGCCGACGGCCTCGGCGCGCCCGCCGCCAACGTCCACTTCGAGGACCACCTCGAGGACGGGCAGATGTGCTTCGACTACACGATGCGCCCGGGGGTCGTGACCAGGAGCAACGCGCTCGCCCTCATGCGCGCGGTCGGCCTCGAGGTGTGA
- a CDS encoding DUF4340 domain-containing protein, with protein sequence MKPRNTLLLFLVLIALGAYLWFVERPSQEREAEAKKLVALKKDDVTGITLAYSDRTIVLEKSAEGHWRLTQPVAADADDPVVNNMLVAIAEADVSRTLDDVGDKLASYGLAPPEATVTLSLKEGSLPPIKVGKTTQIGSSAYLQKGDDPKVYIGTMAFQSAMKKQVKDLRDKRLVGFEDPDVRKVEITKGGATITAERDGDAWRITQPGAYPADPAEMRALLASIRGLRAEDFVSDDATADLGKYGLTSPQLRVAVWLGKDAAQKTLLLGAFKDDDPNKKAIYAKRAELATVVTLPDYALKNLDKPVNTLRDKTVLAGLGKDRVAAIAVTRKDGNGFTLAKRDGAWHVEDPGEGAERQPTMTRFLDDVAGFKGTDIMSEDPKTDLREYGLATPDMTVVLRDADGKTLGTLVGARGPEPAGDPNAKAFVASVGSGLVYVVKPYVYDRIDKKRADFRDAPKPSPGASPQAAVGAAALGAGAAPEGGAGIEGVDIPGDDEVGDDVGGARGDDGGGEE encoded by the coding sequence GTGAAGCCGCGGAACACGCTCCTCCTCTTCCTCGTCCTCATCGCGCTCGGCGCCTACCTCTGGTTCGTCGAGCGCCCGAGCCAGGAGCGCGAAGCGGAGGCCAAGAAGCTCGTCGCGCTGAAGAAAGACGACGTGACGGGCATCACGCTCGCCTACTCCGACCGTACGATCGTCCTCGAGAAGAGCGCCGAGGGCCACTGGCGGCTCACCCAGCCGGTCGCCGCCGACGCCGACGACCCGGTCGTGAACAACATGCTGGTCGCGATCGCCGAGGCCGACGTCTCCCGCACGCTCGACGACGTCGGCGACAAGCTCGCGTCGTACGGCCTGGCGCCCCCCGAAGCGACGGTCACGCTCTCGCTGAAGGAAGGCTCGCTGCCGCCGATCAAGGTCGGCAAGACGACCCAGATCGGCTCGTCGGCCTACCTCCAGAAGGGCGACGACCCGAAGGTCTACATCGGCACCATGGCGTTCCAGAGCGCCATGAAGAAGCAGGTGAAGGATCTCCGCGACAAGCGCCTCGTCGGCTTCGAGGACCCCGACGTCCGGAAGGTCGAGATCACGAAGGGCGGCGCCACGATCACGGCCGAGCGCGACGGCGACGCGTGGCGCATCACGCAGCCGGGCGCCTACCCCGCCGACCCGGCGGAGATGCGCGCGCTCCTCGCGAGCATCCGCGGGCTGCGCGCCGAGGACTTCGTGAGCGACGATGCAACAGCCGATCTCGGGAAATACGGCCTCACGAGCCCACAGCTCCGGGTGGCGGTGTGGCTCGGCAAGGACGCCGCGCAGAAGACCCTGCTGCTCGGCGCCTTCAAGGACGACGACCCGAACAAGAAGGCGATCTACGCGAAGCGCGCCGAGCTCGCGACGGTCGTGACCCTGCCCGACTACGCGCTCAAGAACCTCGACAAGCCGGTCAACACGCTGCGCGACAAGACCGTCCTCGCCGGCCTCGGAAAGGACCGGGTCGCGGCGATCGCCGTCACCCGCAAGGACGGAAACGGCTTCACGCTCGCCAAGCGCGACGGCGCCTGGCACGTCGAGGATCCCGGCGAGGGCGCCGAGCGCCAGCCCACGATGACGCGCTTTCTCGACGACGTCGCCGGCTTCAAGGGCACCGATATCATGAGCGAGGACCCGAAGACGGATCTCCGCGAGTACGGGCTCGCCACGCCGGACATGACGGTCGTCCTGCGGGACGCCGACGGCAAGACGCTCGGCACGCTGGTCGGCGCGCGCGGTCCCGAGCCCGCCGGAGACCCGAATGCCAAGGCGTTCGTCGCGTCGGTCGGTAGCGGCCTCGTCTACGTGGTGAAGCCCTACGTCTACGATCGCATCGACAAGAAGCGCGCCGACTTCCGCGACGCGCCGAAGCCGTCGCCGGGGGCGAGCCCGCAGGCGGCGGTCGGCGCCGCGGCGCTCGGCGCGGGCGCGGCGCCGGAAGGCGGCGCGGGCATCGAGGGCGTCGACATCCCGGGCGACGACGAGGTCGGGGATGACGTTGGGGGAGCGCGCGGCGATGACGGCGGGGGCGAGGAGTAG